One window of Dermacentor andersoni chromosome 7, qqDerAnde1_hic_scaffold, whole genome shotgun sequence genomic DNA carries:
- the LOC126534469 gene encoding peptidoglycan-recognition protein SC1a-like, which translates to MKNPRAEHVFIHHTAGPQCKHRTSCSRLVRSYQKHHMDTNRWPDISYNFLVGGDGLIYEGRGFGREGAHTLGYNRVGIAISFVGDFNRAKPSQKMLLAAKRLISCGVRKGMIQEGYSLHGHRDANCTSCPGNVLYAIIKKWANFKGRLKRFLCYGGQ; encoded by the exons ATGAAAAACCCTCGAGCCGAGCACGTCTTCATCCACCACACCGCGGGACCCCAGTGCAAGCACAGGACCAGTTGCAGCCGACTCGTGCGAAGTTACCAGAAACACCACATGGACACCAACC GCTGGCCAGACATCAGCTACAACTTTCTAGTGGGCGGTGACGGCCTCATTTACGAGGGCCGTGGTTTCGGACGCGAAGGCGCCCATACACTTGGCTACAACCGCGTGGGCATCGCCATCTCCTTCGTGGGAGACTTCAAccgagccaagccaagccaaaaGATGCTGCTTGCGGCCAAGAGGCTGATCTCCTGCGGCGTCAGAAAG GGAATGATCCAGGAAGGGTACTCACTGCACGGTCACCGAGACGCCAACTGCACCAGTTGCCCGGGCAACGTTCTCTACGCCATCATCAAGAAGTGGGCCAACTTCAAGGGCAGGCTTAAGAGGTTCCTCTGCTATGGCGGCCAGTGA